The genomic window CCGCGGACCAAATCCGTCAGCGTGTCGATCACCAGCCGCAACCGGCTTTCCGTTCCCACCATGCGGTGCTGGCGAGACAGTCCCGCATCGACAAACTGGATGGCATCTTCGGCGTAGCGGGTCAGTTGATAACTGGGGCCTGACGAATCGGCGGGCAGGAACCGCCGCAACCAGCCGGCGTCGGACCACTCTCGCAGATAACGATCCGGCGTCCCCGACAGCACGTCGTAGCCATCGTTTTGCAGGTTTTCCTGAAAAATGCTCAGCTGATGCAGCAGGTCGTCATGCGACATCGAAATGGCGGAATCTTCGCCGGTTAATTTCAACGTTTGCCGCAGAAAAAACAGCACATAAGCCCCCTGATCGGCGCGCAGCAGGCGCACCGTCGGCGAAGCTTCCAGATAGGCAAGGACGCGTTCCATTTCCATCGCAGCATTCTAACCGCTGCCACGGACACGTTTGGTCACCGTCCACGACAGATTGATATGTGTCGAATGCTGACAGGGCTCCGCAAATCCATTGACAAACGTCAGCTACACGGACATGGCCTCGCGTGTTACGTTTCGGTGCCGGCGGCGGGAGTAAGTGACTGCCATGCCGATGATGGCGAACACAGAAAGACTGGTGGGCTCGGGAACGGCAGACACGGCTGTGGATGCGGAGGGGATGGCGACCGGACTGCTGGCCGACGTATCCACCACGGTTCCGTCGAACTCGACCACGGGGATGAACGAAAAGTTCGGAGCGAAGTCAGGAGTATCAAGAAGTAGCCCTCCTGTATCGATGCTTAAGCTCAACTCACCTGTAAATCCTGGCAGGGTGCTGACCACCACCTGGGCCAGCGAGTTGTTCACTCCGGGCACCACATCGTACCCGAGAAACCCAGCATCAAAATCGGAAAGCGTTAGTCGTTCCGTCGAACTGGAGTCCAGATTCGATGTCGCATCAAACCAGTCAGCTGCAGGGAACACGTAATTGGTCGGCGCGGCGGTGGTAGCCCCCCCATCGAAGAAAAAATCGGTGCCCGCCGTTCCGGTGCTGCTCGACAGTAGTATGTCGATGTTGTAGGAAGCCAAATTGGTGAGGGCGGGAAGTTCGACCGAAACGGTAAACGGAGTCCCAGGAGTAAATTTCGTGTCAGAGACATCAAGGGTGATCATGCCGGCGCTAGCGACACGGGGCAGTAGTAGCGACAGTCCGATGGCCAACCAAAGCCACGGTTTATGGACGCTGGAAGTAATCTGCATGGTGAGTTCTCAAACAAATTGAGTAAATAGGGGGAAACAACGGAAACAATAGGTTTAAAGCGAGCCAGCAAGTTGTGCCTGGTCGTCGGCCAGCAGATTCAGCAGATCGTCTTCCTCCTCATCCTGATCTGCGAATGAGTTTGCCCCGGCATGCAAGGTCGACAGCGCTGCGGGTTCCGGCGGAGGCGTCACCGAGCGCCCCATCGCCCGAGCAACCAAGATACGGTCACGAACCGTGATCCGGCCATCACGGTCGAGATCGGCATTGGGATCAAAGTTCGGCATTGAGGCGTGACGCCCCATGGACTGCAAGACCACCGACATATCTGCCCCATCGACCACCCCACTGCCGTCCGCATCCCCGTTCAGACGGTGGAATATCAGCAAGAAATCATCGCCTCCAATGCCATCCCCATTTCCATCGAGAAGGTTTCCGGTAACGTCTGAGACAACGGAAGCATCAATAGTAAATACGTAAACGCCATCGGCTAACGACTGGCGTCCAGAATTAAACTCGTCTAGCGACCACGTCAATCGCGATGAGCCGGTTTCTTCGTCAAA from Roseimaritima ulvae includes these protein-coding regions:
- a CDS encoding PEP-CTERM sorting domain-containing protein (PEP-CTERM proteins occur, often in large numbers, in the proteomes of bacteria that also encode an exosortase, a predicted intramembrane cysteine proteinase. The presence of a PEP-CTERM domain at a protein's C-terminus predicts cleavage within the sorting domain, followed by covalent anchoring to some some component of the (usually Gram-negative) cell surface. Many PEP-CTERM proteins exhibit an unusual sequence composition that includes large numbers of potential glycosylation sites. Expression of one such protein has been shown restore the ability of a bacterium to form floc, a type of biofilm.); this translates as MQITSSVHKPWLWLAIGLSLLLPRVASAGMITLDVSDTKFTPGTPFTVSVELPALTNLASYNIDILLSSSTGTAGTDFFFDGGATTAAPTNYVFPAADWFDATSNLDSSSTERLTLSDFDAGFLGYDVVPGVNNSLAQVVVSTLPGFTGELSLSIDTGGLLLDTPDFAPNFSFIPVVEFDGTVVDTSASSPVAIPSASTAVSAVPEPTSLSVFAIIGMAVTYSRRRHRNVTREAMSV